A segment of the Branchiostoma floridae strain S238N-H82 chromosome 10, Bfl_VNyyK, whole genome shotgun sequence genome:
atttttctttttctaacaATCAATACATGATGAAAATGTCGTCTCTTTGTCTTTCTCGGCACAACAAACCCAAAGCGACATTCGTAACATATTCTACATCTAtagtacatacataaaagtaagtGGATACAGAAGACAGAAGGAGTAACAACAAGGAAAATGAATATTAATAACAAGCTACAAGGGCCTTAGAAAAAAATGAGCTAATGGTACAGATTGTAATATACGCATACTTGGGCCCACCAAAATGTCATTGAGGTATGAACTGACAGAATGGAAGTTTAAGACATCCTACACCTCCAGACGCGTAGATCAAATCCATCTATATCTAGCAATATTGACCATGATAAGAGTGAGCATTGCAGCTGCGAAACATATTTCTATCGCTAGAGGCCCTCGTTGACATGTGGTTCATGTATCACACAGTACAGGGGCGTATTAATGAAACCCTATAGTTAAGACTTAACTCAATGATTAACATACAGTCCAATCTGCACTACTATCACTTTTTCTACTACCGCTACTACTATCACTTTTATTACTGTTACTAggactacttctactactaacagttactactactactatctcTGCATAAGGACTAAATCACCCTGTATATGACAGTAGCTACTCAAGGGACTTTACATAAGAAAATGGTCACAGCAAACAGGTGGGCAATGTAGACAGGTTGATTCCCAAAGTGTTGTCGATattaaacaaagaaacaaaaaagctACATTATGTGGGTAATCAGTATTTGTCTGCCAACCTTTGACACTGGGGTCATACCaccatcatcaacaacaacatggctGCCACTAATCAAGTAGCCAAGGTCAGCCCggttcgtcctcgttcctaccaagataggagctatctgcacgggtttcttggaactgtgggcgacttacaaaaggctggggtactgcaggatgtcgtccttgaagtcgagggccggcggtttccctgccatcggcttgttctgtccgcggccagcccctacttcagggccatgtttacaagtgacatggcggaaagtcgtcagaagacggttgttttacaggtagggttggcgTAACGTGAAGTTGATATAATATAGTGATACAGAGAActtgcaaatatttcaaacgtCACATAGAAAATGTAAAGTATGGAAATCCATTGTTAACCGAAGCCAACAAAATTATGTTAAACCACCTTGGTTTAACCTCCATGGTTAAACTTTCCTTTGATGTTTCACAAACTCCTCACTTACTCCACGCTATCTAGGGGTTAAAGTAGCTGGGTTAAAGTTAAACTTCACTGGCCTCATATTGTTATTATGGGCaggattttttaaatcaaaagcCGATGGCTCAGAATTATTAGTTAACATTGCATATgtgcaaatactagtacatgtaggctTATTAGCAGAATAGGATGAAAAATTTGATCCACAAAGTGACAAACTTGTGACATATTTCCCTGCTGTATCTAGTTAATTTCAAAACGATGGTACCTTATGTGGTTAATGGCTGAACAGTGTTATGTTATATCCTTtacagggtttggatgcaggaGTGGTtgaggagatcctgagttacatctactcgggaacccttcatgtgtccctggacaaagtgcagcccctgtaccaggcagccgacctcctccaactggactatgtgagagacacctgcagcagctacatggccatgaatgtggagcgctccacctgtgtggacctgtacaagtttgctgatgtcttctctgtGGACATTGTCCAAAAAGCTTGTTTGAAGTGTATCAATAGAAACTTTGTTGAGGTGGGTCTGATATTTTGATTGTAGGTCACTTCATTTGATTACTTCCCCCTCATACAAAGACGGTTGTCTTGAAATTCAAGACGAACAACTTTGAGTGAAGAATGACTTTGTGTGTCACACAATTGTTGTAAAAGTCAAGTTTGTGCATTTTTTCATTATCAGAGTTACCTAATCTAAGTGCATGTCATCTACAAATTTAAATTTCATAACCTTAATAGCTGTCCTTGAAAATGTATAAAGGAACTTGATTATCAGTGCCATTTATGTATTCTCTGCCtccacaggttgcctccagcgaggagttctgcagcctgagtgtgaatcagctgactgagatcatcagccacgatgagctggatgttaaagaggagacaacagtgtgggaggctgtggtgagatgggtgcagcacagcagggaggacaggtgggtggcAGTGTTCTTCTGTCCTTAGATATCTAGCTTTTGAAATGAAGTAAACTTAGTTCATTAAGAGCTGATGAGATACTATGCTATCGGCTAAATCTGCACCTTCACTATaccctacagactgcaccacctacccagcatcctccctcacatccgctttaACCTGCTGACCCCGTACAACATGATGACCATCTTGGATCACCCCCTggtcagggaggatcctgggaAGTCTGCCGTCAAGAACGTGGTAAAAGAGACTTCCAACGTTAACATGAAGAGGAGGATCGGGATGGACACAATGGAAATGGCTCTGATTTTCTCTGAAAGGTCTGTGTAAAATAAATACGGGCACATACCCTTTCCTATCAATCAGTATCAATGTCAGTGATTTTAAGTTAATTTTCCTTATCATTGAAtcaggtcataccaaagactttaagaCTTCATCACTTATTAGAAAGTGTATGGTACtagtagttgaacacacactcTGCTGTAGTTACTTGTCTAGCttaaagaccaaccccgtactataaaaccacccaataaattcggctaacgtaaactactagagctcagtcttctgttcactgtggtggagttcacatggggaaggctggctgagacGGCTGACCAACACAccttattttcaattcaattttgatattaggatactacattaggtattaaagtatgattatacataaagctttacctaacccagaatataaagtaatgaaaatgctggcttgtcttactctggtactgtgagacatacctgacagttacatgtacagtctacatagcccctgttggtacacttgcaaacagacaccacattattagccatatttctagacacataaatatcagagctaattcagttataaggaagattttcaagttgcaatcatgtgtagatacaaaaagacattttgatacaaagttggcaaagcagacttgaaagtttcaatttgaacacaaggttggttcCCAAAATTCGAAAGTTGCTGTTAttaggacctcgattatgtaactttgttacagctatctggatcattctgcaatgtttgatagtgtttccttgaaaaccagtagagaaaatatttgaatttttgaccagtattttatgctaatctgtccctgcctatgtttccagtgtgtagacagtctgagatttttattagtttatgtatttataggggtcaattcacccctctagctgctgggatggtcacagtagggagtacttccttagtgctgTGCCCAGGGCACTCCTGTTTGGTCTTTAAGACTTTAGTAATGGAGGTGCGCACTGACCCTGTACACAGAATGTTTTTGGAGGGATTTTAGCAAAGTTGATTTAATGTGACTGATCATAAAATGCATCTCACCCTTTACAGAACAAACGAGATGCTGTGGATGAACCCAGgggaagggaagtacatcaggTGTCAATACAACATATCTCCAGTCGCTGGAACAGTTACTAGTGATAATGATATCTACGTTCTGTCTGAAGTGTCCAGCAAGAAGCATTCCCTTTTTAAGTACAACCATGTCAAGAACAATTGGGAACGTAAGCAATCAGTAAGTAGGTTAGACCCATCGGACGACTCTACACCGACTGACTACCTTATGGAAGTCGATGGACAACTTTTTTACCTCACTGTGCTTGACCCTAAAGTGGTGCTGAAGAAGTACAACGAGCACACAAACAAGTGGCACAGCTGTCCCACACCTCAGCATGATGGGTGGTTGGAATGGACTGTGGCGGTGTCCTGCAATCAGCACATCTATCTCCTTACACCAGCAGAGATACATTGTTACGACCCAAGAGAGAATCACTGGTGCAAGAAAACCCAGTCAGATTACTCAGAACGCAGTTAGGTATTACACGGATAACGCTGTTGCCATTGGAACAGAGATCTTCTGCACTGACTCTGACCTAGACAAGACATGGGTGTACGACACAGAGGCCGACAGCTGGTCTGAGTTTCCAGGGTGGCTGAAGGCAGATATAGGAATAGATTACATCACTCTATTTGTAATCCAAAACACGCTGCATGCAGTGGCAGATGGCTGGATGGAAGGGACTTCTGCTGAGTCAAGAAAAGCCCAGCGAGTGtttgtgtatgacaggtctgaACGTGTTTGGAGAGAGTTGTCTTTCTTGCCTAAAGGACGTTGGTATATGAATGATCCAATGTTCCCAGTGGCTCGTATGTACCTGCCGTATCTGAACACACAAGGTGCAGCTGGCACAAATGGTGTATAATGTCAACTCTTACTATCTTAGATTTGTTGGATGATGATGCTACCAATAAAGTTCAAGGTTTTTGCCGGTTGGTGTAGTTCAGTAATAGCTTTTCTTACTAAACATTCCATTTC
Coding sequences within it:
- the LOC118423842 gene encoding kelch repeat and BTB domain-containing protein 6-like, yielding MMTILDHPLVREDPGKSAVKNVVKETSNVNMKRRIGMDTMEMALIFSERTNEMLWMNPGEGKYIRCQYNISPVAGTVTSDNDIYVLSEVSSKKHSLFKYNHVKNNWERKQSVSRLDPSDDSTPTDYLMEVDGQLFYLTVLDPKVVLKKYNEHTNKWHSCPTPQHDGWLEWTVAVSCNQHIYLLTPAEIHCYDPRENHWCKKTQSDYSERS